The following are encoded in a window of Mycobacterium vicinigordonae genomic DNA:
- the ppk2 gene encoding polyphosphate kinase 2, which translates to MSNPNNDGSSTKSKKKKSTATGARKVSSDVYQAELFRLQTEFVKLQEWVRHTGARLVIIFEGRDAAGKGGAIKRITEYLSPRIAHVAALPVPTDRERGQWYYQRYIANLPARGEIVLFDRSWYNRAGIEKVMGFCTPQEHSLFLRQTPIFEQMLIDDGILLRKYWFSVSDAEQLRRFKARLNDPVRQWKLSPMDLESVYRWEDYSRAKDEMMVHTDTPVSPWYVVESDVKKRARLNMMAHLLSTVDYTEVEIPKVKLPDRPVVTGNYQRPSRVLQKYVPDHVATLTT; encoded by the coding sequence GTGAGCAACCCGAACAACGACGGTTCGTCGACGAAGTCCAAGAAGAAGAAGTCGACGGCGACGGGCGCGCGCAAGGTTTCGAGTGACGTCTACCAAGCCGAATTGTTCAGGCTGCAAACGGAATTCGTGAAGCTGCAAGAGTGGGTGCGGCACACGGGTGCGCGCCTGGTGATCATTTTCGAAGGGCGCGATGCCGCGGGCAAGGGCGGTGCTATCAAGCGGATCACCGAGTATCTCAGCCCCCGCATCGCCCATGTCGCTGCGCTACCGGTGCCCACCGACCGCGAACGCGGACAGTGGTACTACCAGCGTTACATCGCCAATCTGCCCGCCCGGGGTGAAATCGTCCTGTTCGACCGGTCCTGGTACAACCGTGCCGGCATCGAGAAGGTGATGGGATTCTGCACCCCGCAGGAGCACTCACTGTTTTTGCGGCAGACGCCGATTTTCGAGCAGATGCTGATCGACGACGGGATATTGCTGCGTAAGTACTGGTTCTCGGTCTCCGACGCCGAGCAGTTGCGCCGGTTTAAGGCGCGACTCAATGATCCTGTGCGGCAATGGAAACTGAGTCCGATGGATCTGGAATCGGTGTATCGATGGGAAGACTATTCACGCGCCAAGGACGAAATGATGGTGCACACCGACACCCCGGTCAGCCCGTGGTACGTGGTGGAATCCGATGTCAAGAAGCGTGCCCGGCTGAATATGATGGCGCACCTGCTATCAACCGTCGACTACACCGAGGTGGAGATCCCCAAGGTGAAATTGCCTGACCGCCCGGTCGTCACCGGCAACTATCAGCGGCCCTCACGGGTGTTGCAGAAGTACGTCCCCGATCATGTCGCCACGCTGACGACATGA
- a CDS encoding ComF family protein: MPGVLDLVLPLECGGCGEPAVRWCQACARELSVSPGEPLVVSPRVDPGVPVFALGRYTGARRQAILAVKERGRGDLVAPLAYALAVAVHRLLCWGMVEQPLTVVPAPTRRSAARRRGGDPVARMARAAVLGNPDIAVGAVLRLRALVHDSVGLDVSARERNVAGRVLVRGRLPVDEVLIVDDVVTTGATAAESVRVLRAAGVRVAAVLAIAAA; encoded by the coding sequence ATGCCAGGTGTCCTCGATCTTGTACTGCCGCTGGAGTGCGGCGGTTGCGGTGAGCCCGCCGTGCGCTGGTGTCAGGCGTGCGCGCGCGAGCTGTCGGTTTCACCCGGTGAGCCGCTTGTAGTGAGCCCGCGGGTGGACCCCGGCGTTCCGGTGTTCGCGCTGGGCCGCTACACCGGTGCCCGCCGCCAGGCAATCCTGGCGGTCAAGGAGCGGGGCCGCGGGGATCTGGTGGCCCCGCTGGCGTACGCGCTCGCGGTCGCGGTGCACCGGCTGTTGTGCTGGGGGATGGTTGAGCAACCGCTGACTGTGGTGCCGGCGCCGACGCGGCGTTCGGCGGCGCGGCGGCGCGGCGGGGATCCGGTCGCCCGGATGGCCAGGGCCGCGGTCCTGGGCAATCCAGACATCGCAGTCGGGGCGGTGCTGCGCTTGCGCGCGCTGGTGCACGACTCGGTGGGGCTGGACGTCTCGGCGCGCGAACGCAACGTCGCCGGACGGGTGCTGGTGCGTGGTCGCCTGCCGGTAGACGAGGTGTTGATCGTCGACGATGTCGTCACCACCGGCGCCACCGCCGCTGAGTCGGTGCGGGTGCTGCGGGCTGCCGGGGTGCGGGTGGCCGCCGTTCTTGCCATCGCAGCGGCGTGA
- the secA gene encoding preprotein translocase subunit SecA, with protein MLSRLLRLGEGRMVKRLKKVADYVNTLSDDVEKLTDAELRAKTDEFKKRLEKGEEDLEDLLPEAFAVAREAAWRVLDQRPFDVQVMGAAALHLGNVAEMKTGEGKTLTCVLPAYLNALAGKGVHVVTVNDYLAKRDSEWMGRVHRFLGLEVGVILAQMTPEERRVAYNADITYGTNNEFGFDYLRDNMAHSLDDLVQRGHNFAIVDEVDSILIDEARTPLIISGPADGASNWYTEFARIAPLMEKDVHYEVDLRKRTVGVHEKGVEFVEDQLGIDNLYEAANSPLVSYLNNALKAKELFNRDKDYIVRDGEVLIVDEFTGRVLIGRRYNEGMHQAIEAKEHVEIKAENQTLATITLQNYFRLYDKLAGMTGTAQTEAAELHEIYKLGVVSIPTNKPMVRTDQSDLIYKTEEAKYIAVVDDVVERYEKGQPVLIGTTSVERSEYLSRQFQKRRVPHNVLNAKYHEQEAGIIAEAGRRGGITVATNMAGRGTDIVLGGNVDFLTDKRLRDRGLDPVETPEEYEAAWHEELPKVKEEASAEAAEVVEAGGLYVLGTERHESRRIDNQLRGRSGRQGDPGESRFYLSLGDELMRRFNGAALESLLTRLNLPDDVPIEAKMVTRAIKSAQTQVEQQNFEMRKNVLKYDEVMNQQRKVIYAERRRILEGENLKDQATDMIRDVITAYVNGATAEGYAEDWDLDALWTALKTLYPVGIDHETLTAHDEESERDDLTREDLLEALLEDAERAYAAREAELEEIAGEGAMRQLERNVLLNVIDRKWREHLYEMDYLKEGIGLRAMAQRDPLVEYQREGYDMFMAMLDGMKEESVGFLFNVSVEATPAPQVDVAPVEEPEGLAEFASAAAVGDDKHEKPTPKEPVSTLRAKGIDNEAPALTYSGPSEDGSAQVQRNGGGAKTPAGAAAGGTRRERRAAARQQGRGAKPPKSVKKR; from the coding sequence GTGCTGTCCAGATTGCTGCGCCTCGGTGAAGGTCGCATGGTCAAGCGCCTCAAGAAGGTGGCCGACTATGTCAACACGTTGTCCGATGACGTCGAGAAGCTCACTGATGCCGAGCTGAGGGCCAAGACCGACGAGTTCAAGAAGCGCCTGGAGAAGGGCGAAGAGGACCTCGAGGACTTGCTGCCCGAGGCGTTCGCGGTGGCCCGCGAGGCGGCCTGGCGGGTACTCGACCAGCGTCCGTTCGACGTCCAGGTGATGGGCGCTGCCGCGTTGCACCTGGGCAATGTCGCCGAGATGAAGACCGGTGAGGGCAAGACCCTGACCTGTGTGTTGCCCGCCTATCTCAACGCTCTGGCCGGCAAGGGCGTGCACGTTGTCACGGTCAACGACTACCTGGCCAAACGTGACAGCGAGTGGATGGGCCGGGTGCACCGCTTCCTGGGCCTGGAAGTCGGCGTCATCCTGGCGCAGATGACGCCCGAGGAACGGCGGGTGGCGTACAACGCCGACATCACTTACGGCACCAACAACGAGTTCGGGTTCGATTACCTGCGGGACAACATGGCCCACTCGCTGGATGATCTGGTGCAGCGCGGACACAACTTCGCCATCGTCGACGAGGTCGACTCCATCTTGATCGACGAGGCCCGCACCCCGCTGATCATCTCCGGCCCGGCTGACGGCGCGTCCAACTGGTACACCGAGTTCGCGCGCATCGCTCCGCTGATGGAGAAGGACGTCCATTACGAGGTTGACCTGCGCAAGCGCACCGTGGGCGTACATGAGAAGGGCGTGGAGTTCGTTGAGGACCAGCTAGGTATCGACAACCTCTACGAAGCCGCCAACTCCCCGTTGGTCAGCTACCTCAACAACGCGCTGAAAGCCAAGGAGCTGTTCAACCGCGACAAGGACTACATCGTTCGTGACGGCGAGGTGTTGATCGTCGACGAGTTCACCGGCCGCGTGCTGATCGGCCGCCGCTACAACGAGGGCATGCACCAGGCCATCGAGGCCAAGGAGCACGTCGAGATCAAGGCCGAGAACCAGACGCTGGCCACCATCACGCTGCAGAATTACTTCCGGCTTTACGACAAGCTGGCCGGCATGACCGGTACCGCGCAGACCGAGGCGGCCGAGCTGCACGAGATTTACAAACTCGGTGTCGTGTCCATCCCGACCAACAAGCCGATGGTCCGCACCGACCAGTCCGACCTGATCTACAAGACCGAAGAGGCCAAGTACATCGCGGTGGTCGACGACGTCGTCGAGCGTTACGAGAAGGGCCAGCCGGTCCTGATCGGCACTACCAGCGTGGAGCGTTCGGAGTACCTGTCGCGCCAGTTCCAGAAGCGGCGCGTCCCGCACAACGTGCTCAACGCCAAGTACCACGAGCAGGAGGCCGGCATCATTGCCGAGGCGGGCCGGCGTGGGGGCATCACCGTGGCCACCAATATGGCGGGCCGCGGTACCGACATCGTGCTGGGCGGCAACGTCGACTTCCTCACTGACAAACGGTTGCGGGATCGTGGCCTGGACCCGGTGGAGACACCTGAGGAGTACGAGGCGGCGTGGCACGAGGAGCTGCCCAAGGTCAAAGAGGAAGCCAGTGCGGAGGCCGCCGAGGTGGTCGAGGCCGGCGGCCTGTACGTGCTGGGCACCGAGCGTCACGAGTCGCGGCGCATCGACAACCAGCTGCGCGGCCGGTCTGGCCGGCAGGGTGACCCGGGGGAATCGCGGTTTTACTTGTCGTTGGGTGACGAACTCATGCGGCGGTTCAACGGTGCCGCCCTGGAGAGCCTGCTCACCCGGCTGAACTTGCCGGACGACGTGCCGATCGAAGCCAAGATGGTCACCCGGGCGATCAAGAGCGCGCAGACCCAGGTCGAGCAGCAGAACTTCGAGATGCGCAAGAACGTGTTGAAGTACGACGAGGTGATGAACCAGCAGCGCAAGGTGATCTACGCCGAGCGTCGCCGCATCCTGGAGGGCGAGAACCTCAAGGATCAGGCCACCGACATGATCCGCGACGTCATCACGGCCTACGTCAACGGTGCGACGGCCGAGGGTTACGCCGAGGACTGGGACCTGGATGCGCTGTGGACCGCGCTCAAGACGCTCTACCCGGTCGGCATCGACCACGAGACGTTGACCGCCCACGACGAAGAGTCCGAGCGTGACGACCTGACTCGCGAAGATCTGCTCGAGGCGCTCCTCGAAGACGCGGAAAGGGCTTATGCCGCAAGGGAAGCCGAGCTAGAGGAGATCGCAGGAGAGGGCGCGATGCGCCAACTCGAGCGCAACGTGCTGCTCAACGTCATCGACCGTAAGTGGCGCGAGCACCTCTACGAGATGGACTACCTCAAGGAGGGCATCGGGCTGCGCGCGATGGCCCAGCGTGACCCGCTGGTCGAGTACCAGCGCGAGGGTTACGACATGTTCATGGCCATGCTCGACGGAATGAAAGAGGAGTCGGTCGGCTTCCTGTTCAACGTCAGCGTCGAGGCCACCCCGGCGCCGCAGGTCGACGTGGCGCCCGTCGAAGAGCCGGAGGGTCTGGCCGAATTCGCCAGCGCGGCCGCGGTCGGGGACGACAAGCACGAGAAGCCGACGCCGAAGGAGCCGGTGAGCACGTTGCGCGCCAAGGGCATTGACAACGAAGCGCCCGCACTGACGTATTCGGGCCCGTCCGAGGACGGCTCGGCCCAGGTGCAGCGCAACGGTGGCGGCGCCAAGACGCCGGCCGGGGCGGCGGCCGGCGGTACCCGTCGAGAACGGCGAGCTGCTGCGCGACAGCAGGGCCGGGGCGCCAAGCCGCCAAAGTCGGTGAAGAAGCGCTGA
- the hpf gene encoding ribosome hibernation-promoting factor, HPF/YfiA family has translation MSRLSVDSEQVLEPAGIENDARTEAQADPLANAEIVFKGRNVEIPDHFRTYVSQKLARCERFDRTIYLFDVELNHERNRRQRKACQRVEITARRRGPVVRGEACADSFYAALESAVAKLENRLRRGKDRRKVHYGDKTPVSLAEATAVLPPPEKAFDSEPAEPHAHDGADLAVRDHEPGRVVRTKEHPAKPMSVDDALYEMELVGHDFFLFLDKETDQASVVYRRHAYDYGLIRLA, from the coding sequence ATGTCAAGGCTTTCCGTGGATTCCGAGCAGGTTCTCGAACCGGCAGGAATTGAGAACGACGCCAGGACCGAAGCCCAGGCCGATCCGCTGGCCAACGCCGAGATCGTGTTCAAGGGGCGCAACGTCGAGATCCCCGATCATTTCCGCACCTACGTTTCACAAAAGCTCGCCCGATGCGAGCGTTTCGACCGAACCATCTACCTGTTCGATGTCGAACTCAACCACGAACGCAACCGGCGTCAGCGCAAGGCATGCCAACGCGTGGAGATCACCGCGCGCCGCCGCGGGCCGGTGGTCCGCGGCGAGGCCTGCGCCGACAGTTTCTACGCAGCGCTGGAGTCCGCCGTCGCCAAGCTGGAGAACCGCCTGCGCCGGGGCAAGGATCGCCGCAAGGTGCACTACGGCGACAAGACGCCGGTGTCCCTGGCCGAGGCCACCGCGGTGCTGCCGCCGCCGGAGAAGGCGTTCGACTCCGAGCCGGCCGAGCCGCACGCCCACGACGGCGCCGACCTGGCCGTTAGGGACCACGAGCCGGGACGGGTGGTGCGTACCAAGGAACACCCGGCCAAGCCGATGTCGGTGGACGACGCGCTCTACGAGATGGAACTCGTCGGACATGACTTCTTCTTGTTCCTGGACAAGGAGACCGACCAGGCGTCGGTGGTCTACCGTCGGCACGCCTACGACTACGGGCTCATCAGGCTGGCGTGA
- a CDS encoding LmeA family phospholipid-binding protein, which produces MSPKVPFLRWDDPLRALDALASLWFSSVSAGAAQAAAVPYRTLFATLQQLLVGKEVTVRIGEHDVTLTVTELESALDPQGLPVGQLGEVRVAARDIRWDEHQLQSAVAVLRNVHIRPGVPPLVIAAPTELSTELAKDIFDDVLRQAAPQLDSDLGDDGTARLRWARRPAWGGLEIDADVTGSTLWLRPRALVAGQRRWKLPQRTPAYQVPLPELPHGLMITGVELNPGALHVSGLLPEWRMELSLPALEDLITRLSQGALSFSWPSLWWGSD; this is translated from the coding sequence ATGTCGCCGAAGGTCCCGTTCCTGCGTTGGGACGATCCGCTGCGGGCGCTGGACGCGTTGGCGTCGCTGTGGTTTTCGTCGGTTAGCGCCGGAGCCGCCCAGGCGGCCGCGGTGCCGTACCGGACGTTGTTCGCCACCTTGCAGCAGTTGCTCGTCGGCAAGGAAGTCACGGTGCGCATCGGCGAGCACGACGTGACGTTGACCGTCACCGAGCTGGAGTCGGCGCTGGATCCGCAGGGCCTGCCGGTCGGCCAGCTCGGGGAGGTCCGGGTGGCCGCACGCGACATCCGCTGGGACGAGCACCAGCTACAGAGCGCCGTGGCGGTGCTGCGCAACGTGCACATCCGTCCGGGTGTGCCGCCGCTGGTGATCGCGGCTCCGACGGAATTGTCGACGGAGTTGGCCAAGGATATTTTCGACGACGTGTTGCGGCAGGCGGCGCCGCAGCTGGACAGCGACCTGGGCGACGACGGGACGGCGCGGCTGCGCTGGGCCCGCCGGCCCGCCTGGGGCGGGCTGGAAATCGACGCCGACGTCACCGGGTCGACGCTCTGGCTGCGTCCTCGAGCTCTGGTCGCCGGGCAGCGCCGCTGGAAGCTGCCGCAGCGCACGCCGGCCTATCAGGTGCCATTGCCGGAGTTGCCGCACGGGTTGATGATCACCGGCGTCGAGCTCAACCCGGGGGCGCTGCACGTGTCCGGACTGCTGCCGGAGTGGCGGATGGAGTTGTCGCTGCCGGCCTTGGAGGATCTCATCACCCGGCTCAGTCAGGGTGCGCTCAGCTTTAGCTGGCCGTCGCTGTGGTGGGGTTCGGACTGA
- a CDS encoding L,D-transpeptidase, whose product MRAAIRSLLVSVAITTAVFGGRADLTLLGVSRPYDDVASVLPARGAVVGVAHPVVVTLRGPVTDRGAAERAIRISSQPAMTGRFEWLDVNVVQWVPDRYWPAHSTVALSVGGLRTDFKTGPKVVGVADIANHTFTVRIDDVDAGPPPPALPAPHHRPHWGESGILPASMGRPEFATPVGSYSVLSKDRSVIMDSSSVGIPVNDPDGYRLPVDYAVRITNHGLYVHSAPWAIQSMGLENVSHGCISLSPADAEWYYDTVHVGDPVIVEAGVTVDHSGKEVDVQPSTLNPDRPPS is encoded by the coding sequence ATGAGGGCGGCAATACGGTCTCTTCTGGTGTCGGTTGCGATTACCACAGCCGTGTTTGGCGGCCGAGCCGACCTGACGTTGTTGGGTGTGAGCCGGCCCTACGACGACGTCGCCTCGGTGCTGCCCGCGCGCGGCGCGGTAGTCGGCGTGGCCCACCCGGTGGTGGTGACCCTGCGCGGGCCCGTCACGGATCGGGGAGCGGCCGAACGGGCCATCCGGATCAGCTCGCAGCCCGCGATGACCGGCAGGTTCGAGTGGCTCGACGTCAATGTCGTGCAATGGGTGCCCGACCGGTACTGGCCGGCGCACAGCACGGTGGCGCTGTCGGTGGGCGGCCTGCGCACCGACTTCAAAACCGGACCGAAGGTCGTCGGCGTCGCCGACATCGCCAACCACACGTTCACCGTCCGCATCGACGACGTCGACGCGGGACCCCCGCCTCCTGCCCTGCCTGCGCCGCACCACCGGCCGCATTGGGGAGAGTCCGGGATCCTGCCCGCCTCGATGGGCAGGCCTGAGTTCGCCACCCCCGTCGGCAGCTACAGCGTGCTGTCCAAAGACCGTTCGGTGATCATGGATTCGAGTTCGGTCGGCATCCCGGTCAACGACCCGGACGGTTACCGGCTCCCGGTCGACTACGCGGTGCGCATCACCAACCACGGGCTCTACGTGCACTCGGCTCCGTGGGCGATTCAGTCCATGGGCCTGGAGAACGTCAGCCACGGCTGCATCAGCCTCAGCCCGGCCGATGCCGAGTGGTATTACGACACGGTCCACGTCGGCGACCCGGTGATCGTAGAGGCAGGAGTCACGGTAGACCACAGCGGAAAAGAGGTGGACGTCCAGCCGTCGACGCTCAATCCCGACCGGCCGCCTAGTTGA
- a CDS encoding Rv3235 family protein → MNRRVPVPTFAVTPVIDYEPPTRNPPRCRPATHAPARPATSRARSQAGYTPPAAPLSPQMRQAAQFADAALRRVLEVIDRRRPAGQLRSVLAPDLVDSVLASSLRLAPQPGAAMLRRMRLQPTGGGTASTAAEVFGIYSRGERIHAIAARVERLPVGGQWLLVALHIG, encoded by the coding sequence ATGAACCGGAGAGTGCCCGTGCCCACTTTTGCCGTCACCCCGGTGATCGACTACGAACCACCGACCCGCAACCCGCCACGATGCCGTCCGGCAACCCATGCGCCAGCGCGGCCAGCGACGTCGCGTGCGCGCAGTCAGGCCGGGTACACCCCGCCCGCGGCGCCGCTGTCCCCGCAGATGCGGCAAGCGGCACAGTTCGCCGACGCCGCGCTGCGCCGGGTGCTCGAAGTCATCGACCGCCGCCGCCCGGCCGGGCAGCTACGCTCGGTGCTGGCGCCCGACCTGGTGGATTCGGTGCTCGCGTCCAGCCTGAGGCTGGCCCCCCAACCGGGAGCCGCGATGCTGCGCAGAATGCGGCTGCAGCCCACTGGCGGCGGCACCGCGAGCACCGCCGCCGAAGTGTTCGGCATCTACAGCCGCGGCGAACGAATCCACGCCATCGCCGCTCGGGTGGAGCGACTGCCCGTAGGTGGCCAATGGCTGCTGGTCGCCTTGCACATCGGCTGA
- the lpqB gene encoding MtrAB system accessory lipoprotein LpqB, protein MLLRKFFALLLAAGMLAGCASVPSSSAPQAIGTVDRPAPSNLPKPTPGMDPDVLLREFLKATADPANRHLAARQFLTQSASNGWDDAGSALLIDHVVFVETRGAERVSATMRADILGSLSDVGVFETAEGQLPDPGPIELVKTSGGWRIDKLPNGVFLDWQQFQATYKRNTLYFADPTGKTVAPDPRYVAVSDHDQLATELVSKLLAGPRPEMVRTVRNLLSPPLRLRGPVTRADGGKSGVGKGYGGARIDLEKLATTDPHSRQLLAAQIIWTLARADIRGPYVINADGAPLEDRFAEGWTTSDVAATDPGVADGAGAGLHALVNGSMVALDGQQISTLPGAFGRMGDQTGAALSRNGRQVASVVTLRRGAPDMAASLWIGDVGGEAVQSADGHNLSRPSWSLDDAVWVVVDANNVLRAIQEPASGQPARIPVDSTAVSSRFPGPISDLQLSRDGTRAAMVIGGQVILAGVEQTQAGQFALTYPRRLGFGLGTSVVSLYWRTGDDIVVTRNDATHPVSYVNLDGVNSDAPSRGLQIPLFAIAANPSTVYVAGPQGVLMYSAAAAETQQGWSEVAGLMIGGAAPVLPG, encoded by the coding sequence ATGTTGTTGCGCAAGTTTTTTGCCCTGCTGTTGGCGGCCGGCATGCTGGCCGGCTGCGCGAGTGTGCCTAGTTCGTCGGCCCCGCAGGCGATCGGAACCGTCGACCGGCCGGCGCCGTCGAATCTGCCCAAGCCGACTCCGGGCATGGATCCCGACGTACTGCTGCGGGAATTTCTCAAGGCCACCGCCGACCCGGCGAACCGGCATCTGGCGGCGCGCCAGTTCCTCACTCAGTCAGCGTCCAACGGCTGGGACGACGCGGGTAGCGCCCTGCTTATCGACCATGTGGTGTTCGTGGAAACCCGTGGTGCCGAACGTGTTTCGGCGACTATGCGGGCCGACATCCTGGGTTCGCTGTCGGATGTGGGTGTCTTCGAGACCGCGGAGGGTCAGCTGCCCGACCCCGGCCCGATCGAGTTGGTCAAGACGTCCGGTGGTTGGCGCATCGACAAACTGCCCAACGGGGTTTTCCTGGACTGGCAGCAGTTCCAGGCCACCTACAAGCGCAACACGCTGTATTTCGCCGATCCGACCGGCAAGACCGTGGCGCCCGACCCGCGCTATGTGGCGGTCTCCGACCACGATCAGCTGGCCACCGAGCTGGTCTCCAAGTTGCTGGCCGGACCCCGCCCGGAGATGGTGCGCACGGTGCGCAACCTGCTGAGTCCACCGCTGCGGCTGCGCGGCCCGGTGACCCGCGCCGACGGTGGCAAGAGCGGCGTCGGCAAGGGGTACGGCGGTGCCCGCATCGATCTCGAGAAGCTGGCCACCACCGATCCGCACAGTCGGCAATTGCTTGCCGCGCAGATCATTTGGACGCTGGCCCGGGCCGATATCCGTGGGCCGTATGTGATCAACGCTGACGGCGCCCCGCTCGAGGACCGCTTCGCCGAGGGCTGGACGACTTCCGACGTCGCGGCCACCGACCCCGGGGTGGCGGATGGCGCCGGCGCCGGTCTGCACGCTTTGGTCAACGGGTCGATGGTAGCCCTGGACGGACAGCAGATCAGCACGTTGCCGGGTGCGTTCGGGCGGATGGGGGACCAGACCGGGGCCGCGCTGTCGCGCAATGGCCGGCAGGTGGCGTCGGTGGTGACGTTGCGCCGCGGCGCGCCGGACATGGCGGCGTCATTGTGGATCGGGGATGTGGGTGGTGAGGCGGTGCAGTCCGCCGACGGGCACAACCTGTCGCGGCCGAGTTGGTCGCTGGACGACGCGGTATGGGTGGTGGTCGACGCCAACAACGTGCTGCGGGCGATCCAGGAACCGGCGTCGGGTCAGCCGGCCCGCATCCCGGTGGATTCCACCGCGGTGTCCAGTCGCTTCCCCGGTCCGATCTCCGACCTACAGCTGTCCCGGGACGGCACGCGGGCGGCGATGGTGATCGGGGGCCAGGTGATCCTGGCCGGTGTTGAGCAGACTCAGGCTGGGCAGTTCGCGTTGACTTACCCGCGGCGGCTGGGTTTCGGGTTGGGCACCTCGGTGGTGTCGTTGTACTGGCGCACCGGGGACGACATCGTGGTGACCCGCAACGACGCCACGCACCCGGTGTCCTACGTCAACCTCGACGGGGTGAACTCCGATGCGCCGTCGCGCGGTCTGCAGATTCCGTTGTTCGCGATCGCGGCGAACCCGTCGACGGTATACGTCGCCGGTCCGCAGGGGGTGCTGATGTATTCGGCGGCGGCCGCCGAAACCCAGCAGGGCTGGTCGGAGGTGGCCGGGTTGATGATCGGCGGTGCTGCACCGGTATTGCCCGGCTGA
- a CDS encoding WS/DGAT/MGAT family O-acyltransferase → MVTRLSNADASFYRLENTATPMYVGSLAILRKPRSGLSYETLLATVEKRLPQIPRYRQKVREVQFGLARPVWLDDRDFDITYHIRRSALPSPGSDEQLHELIARLAARPLDKSRPLWEMYLVEGLEKNRIALYTKSHQALINGMGALEINHVIADRTRRPPPLPEDIWVPERDPGSTRLVLGAVGDWLGAPGAQLQAVGSSVAGMLTSSTQIVEAGRRFLDVVRTVARGTAPSSPLNATVSRNRRFTVARGALDDYRKVRARYDCDINDVVLAVVTGALSNWLMSRGEAVSPTATVRAMAPLSVYPDDQLDPSGPGQAMSEVTPFLVDLPVGERNAVVRLSQIAHATESNPTAASRVDARTIVTLSGFAPPTLHAMGIRVATTFSARLFNLLISNAPGAQSQMYVAGTKLLETYAVPPLLHNQALAISVTSYNGVLYFGINADRDAMSDVDLLPGLLAQSLEELLEASR, encoded by the coding sequence ATGGTGACCCGGTTGTCCAACGCGGACGCGTCCTTCTACCGGCTGGAGAACACCGCCACCCCGATGTACGTTGGGTCGCTGGCGATCCTGCGCAAGCCACGGTCGGGGCTGAGCTACGAGACGCTGCTGGCCACCGTCGAGAAGCGGTTGCCGCAAATACCGCGCTACCGGCAGAAGGTGCGGGAGGTCCAATTCGGTTTGGCCAGACCGGTCTGGCTCGATGACCGGGACTTCGACATCACCTACCACATCCGGCGCTCGGCGCTGCCGTCACCGGGTAGCGACGAGCAACTACACGAGCTGATCGCCCGGCTTGCTGCACGGCCGCTGGACAAGTCGCGGCCGCTGTGGGAGATGTACCTCGTCGAGGGCCTGGAAAAGAACCGGATCGCTCTTTACACCAAGTCGCACCAAGCATTGATCAACGGCATGGGTGCGCTGGAGATCAACCATGTGATCGCCGACCGGACCCGCCGCCCGCCGCCGCTGCCCGAGGATATCTGGGTGCCCGAGCGCGACCCCGGCAGCACCCGGCTGGTGCTGGGTGCGGTCGGCGACTGGCTGGGAGCTCCGGGTGCCCAGTTGCAGGCCGTCGGGTCCTCGGTGGCCGGCATGCTGACCAGTTCGACGCAGATCGTCGAGGCCGGTCGCCGGTTTCTCGACGTGGTGCGCACGGTGGCGCGGGGTACCGCGCCCAGCAGCCCACTCAACGCGACGGTGTCCCGCAATCGGCGGTTCACGGTTGCCCGCGGTGCGCTGGACGATTATCGGAAGGTGCGGGCGCGCTACGACTGCGACATCAACGATGTGGTGCTGGCGGTGGTGACCGGTGCGCTGAGCAACTGGCTGATGTCGCGCGGCGAAGCCGTCTCGCCGACCGCGACGGTGCGCGCGATGGCGCCGCTGTCGGTCTACCCTGACGACCAGCTCGACCCGTCCGGTCCGGGGCAGGCGATGAGCGAGGTGACCCCGTTCCTGGTGGACCTGCCGGTGGGGGAGCGCAACGCGGTGGTGAGGCTGTCCCAGATCGCCCACGCCACCGAATCCAACCCGACGGCCGCCAGCCGGGTGGACGCCAGAACCATCGTCACGTTGTCCGGTTTCGCGCCACCGACGTTGCACGCGATGGGGATTCGGGTGGCGACGACCTTCTCGGCGCGCTTGTTCAACTTGCTCATTAGCAATGCGCCGGGGGCGCAATCGCAGATGTACGTCGCCGGCACCAAGTTGTTGGAGACCTACGCCGTGCCGCCGCTGCTGCACAATCAAGCGCTGGCGATCAGCGTCACGTCCTACAACGGGGTGCTCTATTTCGGCATCAATGCCGACCGCGATGCGATGAGTGACGTGGACCTGCTGCCGGGGCTGCTGGCGCAGTCGCTGGAGGAGTTACTGGAAGCTTCGCGCTAG